The genomic stretch CTGATGTGAAAAAAGTTGGGATTATGTACACAACTAATGAACGTAATTCAGAAGTTCAAGTTGAAGAAGCGCAAAAAGAATTTGCTAAAGCAGGCATTGATGTCATTACCAAAGGGATTTCATCAACTAATGATGTTCAAGATACAGCTAAAAGCTTGATGAGTCAGACACAAGTTCTTTTCATCCCAACAGATAATATGATTGTCAGCGCCATTTCATTACTTACAGAACTATCAAAAGAAATGAAAGTTCCAGTTGTTGGTGGCTCTGCAGACGTAGTTGACCAAGGCGTCCTTTTCACTTACGGTGCCAATTACGAGGCGCTTGGTCGTCAAACGGCTAAGTTAGCTGTTCGTATTATTAAAGGTGAAGATGTAAGTAAGGTTGCTGCAGAATATCCTAAAGCTCTCAATGTTGTTGCTAATGATGATATGGCAAAAACGCTTGGCATTGATTTAAGTAGCATTGAAAATGAAACGACAGAAGCTTCTTCTGAGGAGACAACAAAGACAAGTGCATCAACTGGCAGTCAAGAGAAATCTGCTGCTAACCAATCAAGCAAATCTGCTAAATCAAGCTCAAATGCTTGGATTGATATCATTTTAACAGCTATTTCACAAGGTCTCTTGTGGGCTATCATGGCTATCGGTGTGTTTATTACTTTCCGTATTTTGGACATCGCAGACCTTTCTGCCGAAGGTTCATTCCCACTTGGGGCAGCTTCAACAGCTATCATGATTGTTAACGGCATTAACCCGTTGATTGCGACTATTGGTGGTTTTGTGGCTGGGATGTTAGCTGGAGCCGTTGCTGGATTCTTGCATACCAAGATGAAAATTCCAGCATTGTTAACAGGGATTATCGTGTTGACAGCTCTTTACTCAGTTAACCTTTTAGTCCTTGGTAGTGCTAATGTTTCCCTAGCGGGTCAAACGACTTTAGTCACAGTCTTCACATCAGCGCTCAATCTTTCAAAACTATATGCTGTGATTTTGATTGGTGTGATCTTTGTGGCTTTGGTGATTTTACTACTTGTCGTCTTGTTGAATACACAAATGGGACTCGCTCTTCGTGCGACAGGTGATAACCTTGCTATGGGTGAAGCTAACGGGATTAAAGTTGACCGTATGAAGATTCTAGGTTACATGATTTCAAATGGTTTGATTGCTCTTGCTGGTTCACTCTTAGCGCAAAATAACGGCTACGCTGATATGAACATGGGAACAGGAACAATCGTCAACGGTCTGGCTTCTATTATTCTTGCAGAAGTGATTGTCAAATACTTGCCACTTGGCAAACGTCTCTGGTCAATCGTTCTTGGCTCAATCTTGTACCGTTTGGTTCTTGTCATTATCTTAGCCATGAACGTAGACGCACAAATGCTTAAACTAGCTTCAGCAGTCCTTCTTGCATTGATTCTTTATGTTCCAGAAATTCGCAATAAACTACACATTAAACCCTCAAAAACATTGACATCAGGAGGTAAGGCATAATGGCACTTTTAAGCTTATCAAATATCCATAAAACTTTTGAAAAAGGAACCGTTAACGAAAATCATGTCTTGCGAGGCCTTGACTTGGACATCGAACAAGGGGATTTTATCTCAGTGATTGGAGGAAATGGTGCTGGGAAATCAACATTGATGAACTCTATCGCAGGTGTGGTTGAGATTGACGAAGGAGATATTGTCCTAGATGGTCAATCCATTCGCAAGGCTTCAGTTGCTGCACGTTCAAAAGATATCAGCCGAGTTTTTCAAGACCCTCGGATGGGAACAGCAACTAACTTAACGATTGAAGAAAATATGGCCATTGCTTATCGTCGTGGGAAAAAGCGCAGCTTCTTCAAAAAATCAATCACTGAGGCAGAACGTCAACTTTTCAAAGAGAAATTGGCTGAGCTAGGATTGGGACTAGAAAACCGTATGAAAACCGATGCAGCTTTCCTATCAGGTGGTCAACGCCAAGCGCTCACACTTGCCATGGCAACCTTGGTTCGTCCAAAAGTTCTTCTTCTTGACGAACATACTGCGGCCCTTGACCCTAAAACAAGTGACATGGTCATGCAACTGACTAAAAAAGTTGTTGAAGAGCAAGAACTCACAACCTTGATGATTACCCACAATATGGAACACGCTATTGAGTACGGTAACCGTTTGGTTATGCTTTACCACGGTAAAATCGTTGTGGACGTTCGTGGCGAAGAAAAGAAAAATCTCACCGTCGCACAACTCATGGATCTCTTCCACAAAAACAGTGGTCAAGTCCTAAACGATGACGCTTTGGTTTTGGGGTAATAAGAAAAACAACTTAGATGACTTAGCGTCTAAGTTGTTTTTTAGTGTTTTTTTCTTGACTATTTCTGACCAAGTGTTAGAATAGTTTTTGTAGACATTAGCACTCTAATGCAAAGAGTGCTAACAACAATAAAAATATTGGAGGCAAAAGCATGTTGAAACCATTAGGTGACCGTGTGGTCTTGAAAGTTGAAGAAGAAAAAGAACAAACAGTTGGTGGTTTTGTCCTTGCTGGCGCAGGCAAAGAAAGCACACAAACGGCAACTGTTGTAGCTGTTGGTACTGGTGCCCGTACATTGACAGGTGAATTGGTCGCACCAAGTGTTGCAGCTGGAGAGAAAGTTATTATTGAAACTGGTGCAGGTGTCGAAGTGAAAGATGGTGACGATACAGTTACTATCGTTCGTGAAGCAGAAATTTTAGCCGTATTGGCGTAAGATAGACTAATAAAATAGTATATTAATAGAAATCAAACAGAGGAATAGATATGGCAAAAGATATTAAATTTTCATCAGATGCACGCGCAAGTATGATGCGTGGGGTAGATATTTTAGCAGATACAGTTAAAGTAACCTTAGGCCCTAAAGGTCGTAACGTTGTTCTTGAAAAATCATTTGGTTCACCACTTATTACAAATGATGGTGTGACAATTGCCAAAGAAATCGAACTAGAAGACCACTTTGAAAACATGGGTGCTAAACTTGTTTCAGAAGTTGCCTCAAAAACAAATGACATCGCTGGTGACGGTACAACAACTGCCACAGTATTGACACAAGCTATTGTTCGTGAAGGTCTTAAAAACGTGACTGCTGGTGCTAACCCAATCGGTATTCGTCGTGGTATTGAAGCAGCTGTTAAAGTAGCTGTTGACGAATTGAAATCAATCGCTCAACCAGTTGCTAACAAAGAAGCTATTGCCCAAGTCGCAGCCGTTTCATCACGTTCTGAAAAAGTTGGTGAATACATCTCAGAAGCCATGGAAAAAGTTGGTAACGATGGTGTTATCACAATCGAAGAATCACGTGGTATGGAAACAGAACTTGATGTTGTCGAAGGTATGCAATTTGACCGTGGATACCTTTCACAATACATGGTTACTGACAATGAAAAAATGGTTGCTGATCTTGAAAATCCATACATCTTGATTACAGACAAGAAAATCTCAAACATTCAAGATATCTTGCCACTTCTTGAAGAAGTGCTTAAAACAAGCCGTCCACTTCTTATCATCGCTGATGACGTTGATGGTGAAGCTCTTCCAACACTTGTTCTTAACAAAATCCGTGGTACATTCAACGTTGTAGCTGTTAAAGCTCCAGGATTTGGTGATCGTCGTAAAGCAATGCTTGAAGATATCGCTATTTTGACTGGTGCTACAGTGATTACAGAAGATCTTGGTCTTGAGTTGAAAGATGCTAACATGGCAGCTCTTGGTCAAGCAGCTAAAGTAACTGTTGATAAAGACAGCACAGTTATCGTTGAAGGTGCTGGTGATGCAGATGCTATCGCTAACCGTGTCAACGTGATTAAATCACAACTTGTTTCAACAACATCAGAATTTGACCGCGAAAAACTTCAAGAACGTTTGGCTAAATTAGCTGGTGGTGTTGCAGTTATCAAAGTTGGTGCTGCTACAGAAACAGCTCTTAAAGAAATGAAATTGCGTATTGAAGATGCCCTTAACGCGACACGTGCCGCTGTTGAAGAAGGTATCGTTGCTGGTGGTGGTACTGCCCTTGTTAACGTTATTTCTAAAGTTGCTGAACTTGAACTTGACGGTGATGAAGCTACAGGTCGTAACATCGTTCTTCGCGCTCTTGAAGAACCCGTTCGTCAAATTGCCTTCAACGCTGGTTACGAAGGTTCAGTTATTATTGAACGTTTGAAAAACTCAGAAGTTGGTACAGGATTCAACGCTGCTAACGGTGAATGGGTGAACATGGTTGAAGCTGGTATTATTGACCCAGTTAAAGTAACCCGTTCAGCTCTTCAAAATGCTGCTTCAGTCGCAAGCCTTATTCTTACAACAGAAGCAGTTGTAGCTAACCATCCAGAACCTGCTACAAGCACACCAGCAGCTCCTGGCATGGATCCATCAATGATGGGCGGATTCTAATCCAAAATTCGAATAGATTAATTAGAAAGAACACCTCAAGCGAGGTGTTCTTTTTGTTGATTATGTGATTTATTTATCTAAAAAGAATTTGATATAATTAAAAAAAGCAATTTTTTAGAAAGAGGGGTGTGTTATCATGGATGAAAAAGAAATGATGAGCTTAGGCGAGCTATATCGTGAATTACGTATGGCGCGGGGCTTAAAGTTAAAAGATGTTGCTGGTCAGAAGTTGTCAGTTTCGCAGTTATCAAAGTTTGAAAATGGGCAAAGCATGCTTACAGCAGACAAACTTTTAGTGGCGATTTCAGCGATTCACATGAGCTTTTCAGAATTTGGACACGCCCTGAATCATTATCAAGAAAGTTCTTATTTTAGACTTGGAAACCAGTTGGCTAATTTACAAGTGGCTGGTGATATTGAAGGCCTTAAAGAGGTGCTGAAAAATTTTGAAGCTGACGAAAATTTTGATACCTATAATCGTTTGACGAGGATTGATATTGTCAGTGCTATTTATGCCCTTGATCCAAGTTATGAGATTAAAGAAGATGATAAGCAATTTTTGACGCAATATCTCTATAGCATCGAACAATGGACAGAGTATGAACTTTATCTTTTTGGAAACACCATGTCGATTTTATCTGATGCTGATTTGATTTTCTTAGGAAGAGCGCTTGCTGAACGCAATGAATTTTATCTGTCACTTCCTCAACATAAAAAAGCTGCGCAGTTGACCTTTATTAATATTATCTTAGCTTTGATTGAGCGTAATCAGCTTTACTACACGACTTATTTTATGATTAGGCTAGAAAGCATGATTAATTATCAAGACATGTTTACCGTAGTATTTTTAACCTTTTTAAAAGATACCTTGGCTTATTTGAAAGGTGAGACTGATGATGTTCAACCGATGAGAGAGTGTATTGAAATGGTTAAAAAATTAGGAAATCCTACAATGGCTAAGCTCTTAGAGGAACATTTGGAACAATATTTAAAACAATATAAAAAAGGCTAGGCTGTCAACTTCCTAGCCTCTATTATTAGAGAGAACAAACTTTGGATTAAAAAGGCCAAATTCGAAGGCTCAGAAGAACTGTAGCCAGCAAAAATAAATTTTTGAGCATTATAATGACCTCCTATGTCCTTATTGTATCGTAAAAAACAGGGAAAACTTAAGATTATCATATATGAAAAAACAAAAATTGAATTTTCATATTTGCGAATTTCTAATAAGTGCTTTTTTCCGTGGTATATTATACTCGTAAGTATTTGAAGAAGTACTTACAGAGCAATATTAGTCTTGGTTAGGCAAGATGTTTTTACATGTGAATAAATCAATTGTTTGGGAGCTTTTGATTTTTGGGAGTCATGTGTGATGGGAAGTATTGCTCTAAAGGGATGGGTTTTTATCCAGGAGAGTTAGCAATATGCTAATCATGGCATCTGAATCTTTGGATTGAGATGTATAAGTCATATCTTTTTTCTTATTGAGCGACACCGTCTGTAGTATTAGTAGTATTATGCGTTCAATTACAAAAATTAGTACATTTCCGAG from Streptococcus ruminicola encodes the following:
- the groES gene encoding co-chaperone GroES, with the translated sequence MLKPLGDRVVLKVEEEKEQTVGGFVLAGAGKESTQTATVVAVGTGARTLTGELVAPSVAAGEKVIIETGAGVEVKDGDDTVTIVREAEILAVLA
- the groL gene encoding chaperonin GroEL (60 kDa chaperone family; promotes refolding of misfolded polypeptides especially under stressful conditions; forms two stacked rings of heptamers to form a barrel-shaped 14mer; ends can be capped by GroES; misfolded proteins enter the barrel where they are refolded when GroES binds): MAKDIKFSSDARASMMRGVDILADTVKVTLGPKGRNVVLEKSFGSPLITNDGVTIAKEIELEDHFENMGAKLVSEVASKTNDIAGDGTTTATVLTQAIVREGLKNVTAGANPIGIRRGIEAAVKVAVDELKSIAQPVANKEAIAQVAAVSSRSEKVGEYISEAMEKVGNDGVITIEESRGMETELDVVEGMQFDRGYLSQYMVTDNEKMVADLENPYILITDKKISNIQDILPLLEEVLKTSRPLLIIADDVDGEALPTLVLNKIRGTFNVVAVKAPGFGDRRKAMLEDIAILTGATVITEDLGLELKDANMAALGQAAKVTVDKDSTVIVEGAGDADAIANRVNVIKSQLVSTTSEFDREKLQERLAKLAGGVAVIKVGAATETALKEMKLRIEDALNATRAAVEEGIVAGGGTALVNVISKVAELELDGDEATGRNIVLRALEEPVRQIAFNAGYEGSVIIERLKNSEVGTGFNAANGEWVNMVEAGIIDPVKVTRSALQNAASVASLILTTEAVVANHPEPATSTPAAPGMDPSMMGGF
- a CDS encoding helix-turn-helix domain-containing protein, producing MDEKEMMSLGELYRELRMARGLKLKDVAGQKLSVSQLSKFENGQSMLTADKLLVAISAIHMSFSEFGHALNHYQESSYFRLGNQLANLQVAGDIEGLKEVLKNFEADENFDTYNRLTRIDIVSAIYALDPSYEIKEDDKQFLTQYLYSIEQWTEYELYLFGNTMSILSDADLIFLGRALAERNEFYLSLPQHKKAAQLTFINIILALIERNQLYYTTYFMIRLESMINYQDMFTVVFLTFLKDTLAYLKGETDDVQPMRECIEMVKKLGNPTMAKLLEEHLEQYLKQYKKG
- a CDS encoding ABC transporter substrate binding protein, with protein sequence MKKGLTALMAVMLAALTLAGCSSNKNASKDVVHLGILQYVEHPSLTAARKGFVDELKKEGYVEGKNLKLDYENAQGDQSNLQTISTNLISNNDLVLGIATPAAQTLSNLSTDVPVVFTAVTDPVSAKLVDTMETPNGIATGTSDMSPISKQVELLQKVMPDVKKVGIMYTTNERNSEVQVEEAQKEFAKAGIDVITKGISSTNDVQDTAKSLMSQTQVLFIPTDNMIVSAISLLTELSKEMKVPVVGGSADVVDQGVLFTYGANYEALGRQTAKLAVRIIKGEDVSKVAAEYPKALNVVANDDMAKTLGIDLSSIENETTEASSEETTKTSASTGSQEKSAANQSSKSAKSSSNAWIDIILTAISQGLLWAIMAIGVFITFRILDIADLSAEGSFPLGAASTAIMIVNGINPLIATIGGFVAGMLAGAVAGFLHTKMKIPALLTGIIVLTALYSVNLLVLGSANVSLAGQTTLVTVFTSALNLSKLYAVILIGVIFVALVILLLVVLLNTQMGLALRATGDNLAMGEANGIKVDRMKILGYMISNGLIALAGSLLAQNNGYADMNMGTGTIVNGLASIILAEVIVKYLPLGKRLWSIVLGSILYRLVLVIILAMNVDAQMLKLASAVLLALILYVPEIRNKLHIKPSKTLTSGGKA
- a CDS encoding ABC transporter ATP-binding protein; this translates as MALLSLSNIHKTFEKGTVNENHVLRGLDLDIEQGDFISVIGGNGAGKSTLMNSIAGVVEIDEGDIVLDGQSIRKASVAARSKDISRVFQDPRMGTATNLTIEENMAIAYRRGKKRSFFKKSITEAERQLFKEKLAELGLGLENRMKTDAAFLSGGQRQALTLAMATLVRPKVLLLDEHTAALDPKTSDMVMQLTKKVVEEQELTTLMITHNMEHAIEYGNRLVMLYHGKIVVDVRGEEKKNLTVAQLMDLFHKNSGQVLNDDALVLG